A single Numenius arquata chromosome 15, bNumArq3.hap1.1, whole genome shotgun sequence DNA region contains:
- the BAG3 gene encoding BAG family molecular chaperone regulator 3 isoform X2, translating to MSAAAQTPPPPPMEGSAEPLPPGWEIKIDPQTGWPFFVDHNSRTTTWSDPRLRAAPQDGQSSANGPSRDSPKQPPAREGNVAYPKLRAGYIPIPVIHEGIDGRQQHPCFFAPQPGVQRYKTEAVPTTVQAQPPLRGAYGGPESPPRGPTEASQTDKQCGQTTAAAAAQAPATHGPEPQPPAAADSPTVSPQSSARPNTGSHQLPRGYIPIPVIHENIQRQPTQVYHQAQKTHYPAQQSEFQAHQPVFHKIQPDEREPKPTRAQSPFRVSQRGASSRESSPARVTTQIQPPAPIRVQTVVDRPQVSQQQVPPQEPPRPPPPPEIKPENKAVPPPEIEAPSPYIPIQVTHQEPEPKLPPQKPPPMAEKADKKVPCPAKVVPPQERPPPEEAATPKTMETGEPQKHPGVLKVEAILEKVQMLEQAVDSFEGKKTDKKYLMIEEYLTKELLALDSVDPEGRADVRQARRDGVRKVQNILERLEQKAEDVPEPVQVDGLQPNLPEPKPPQEIMEIEPVVVKSKGDTSNKDAKEETKMERHQPETKEEVFTNLATTTNTSNNPTEP from the exons ATGAGCGCCGCCGCGCagacccccccgccgccgccgatggAGGGGAGCGCCGAGCCGCTGCCCCCCGGCTGGGAGATCAAGATCGACCCGCAGACGGGGTGGCCCTTCTTCGTGGATCACAACAGCCGCACCACCACCTGGAGCGACCCGCGGCTGCGGGCGGCGCCGCAG GATGGCCAGTCATCAGCAAATGGTCCATCTCGCGATAGCCCCAAGCAGCCGCCAGCAAGAGAAGGAAACGTGGCATACCCCAAGCTGCGGGCTGGCTATATCCCTATTCCTGTCATCCACGAGGGCATCGACGGCAGACAGCAGCACCCGTGCTTCTTTGCCCCACAGCCCGGCGTGCAGCGATACAAGACCGAAGCTGTGCCCACCACCGTGCAGGCGCAGCCACCTCTAAGGGGAGCCTATGGCGGCCCCGAGTCCCCTCCAAGGGGACCGACGGAGGCTTCTCAGACGGATAAACAATGTGGACAGACAAcggcagctgcagcagcccaaGCGCCGGCCACGCACGGACCCGAG CCTcaacctcctgcagctgctgattCTCCAACGGTTTCCCCTCAGTCCTCTGCCAGACCCAACACGGGAAGCCATCAGCTTCCTCGTGGTTATATTCCAATTCCCGTGATCCACGAAAATATCCAACGGCAACCAACGCAAGTCTACCATCAGGCACAGAAGACACACTACCCTGCCCAGCAGAGCGAGTTCCAAGCCCACCAACCGGTGTTTCACAAAATTCAACCAGATGAGAGGGAGCCTAAGCCAACGCGAGCGCAGTCTCCCTTCAGAGTGTCTCAGAGAGGCGCATCGAGCCGGGAAAGTTCACCGGCCAGAGTTACCACCCAGATCCAGCCCCCAGCTCCCATCAGAGTGCAGACAGTTGTAGACAGACCCCAG GTTTCTCAGCAACAAGTCCCACCTCAAGAGCCACCAAGACCGCCCCCTCCTCCTGAAATCAAACCTGAAAACAAGGCAGTCCCACCACCTGAAATCGAGGCGCCGTCACCATATATCCCAATTCAGGTCACCCATCAAGAGCCGGAACCTAAACTACCACCCCAGAAGCCTCCACCCATGGCAGAGAAAGCTGACAAAAAGGTTCCCTGCCCAGCTAAGGTTGTTCCCCCACAGGAAAGGCCTCCTCCTGAAGAAGCGGCAACACCGAAGACAATGGAAACGGGAGAACCTCAAAAGCATCCTGGTGTTTTGAAAGTGGAGGCGATTCTGGAGAAAGTACAAATGCTTGAGCAGGCAGTCGACTCCTTTGAAGGCAAGAAAACTGACAAAAAATACTTGATGATTGAAGAGTATTTGACCAAAGAGTTGCTAGCCCTAGACTCAGTGGACCCTGAGGGTCGTGCGGATGTGCGCCAGGCCAGGAGAGATGGTGTAAGGAAGGTCCAGAACATTTTGGAAAGACTtgaacagaaagcagaagatgtCCCAGAACCAGTTCAAGTTGATGGACTTCAGCCAAATTTGCCAGAGCCAAAGCCACCACAGGAAATCATGGAGATTGAGCCTGTGGTAGTCAAGAGCAAGGGAGATACCAGTAATAAAGATGCTAAAGAGGAAACCAAAATGGAGAGACATCAGCCTGAAACTAAGGAAGAAGTGTTTACCAATCTCGCCACCACGACAAACACATCTAATAATCCAACTGAACCGTAG
- the BAG3 gene encoding BAG family molecular chaperone regulator 3 isoform X1: MSAAAQTPPPPPMEGSAEPLPPGWEIKIDPQTGWPFFVDHNSRTTTWSDPRLRAAPQDGQSSANGPSRDSPKQPPAREGNVAYPKLRAGYIPIPVIHEGIDGRQQHPCFFAPQPGVQRYKTEAVPTTVQAQPPLRGAYGGPESPPRGPTEASQTDKQCGQTTAAAAAQAPATHGPEPQPPAAADSPTVSPQSSARPNTGSHQLPRGYIPIPVIHENIQRQPTQVYHQAQKTHYPAQQSEFQAHQPVFHKIQPDEREPKPTRAQSPFRVSQRGASSRESSPARVTTQIQPPAPIRVQTVVDRPQTCLAHQVSQQQVPPQEPPRPPPPPEIKPENKAVPPPEIEAPSPYIPIQVTHQEPEPKLPPQKPPPMAEKADKKVPCPAKVVPPQERPPPEEAATPKTMETGEPQKHPGVLKVEAILEKVQMLEQAVDSFEGKKTDKKYLMIEEYLTKELLALDSVDPEGRADVRQARRDGVRKVQNILERLEQKAEDVPEPVQVDGLQPNLPEPKPPQEIMEIEPVVVKSKGDTSNKDAKEETKMERHQPETKEEVFTNLATTTNTSNNPTEP, from the exons ATGAGCGCCGCCGCGCagacccccccgccgccgccgatggAGGGGAGCGCCGAGCCGCTGCCCCCCGGCTGGGAGATCAAGATCGACCCGCAGACGGGGTGGCCCTTCTTCGTGGATCACAACAGCCGCACCACCACCTGGAGCGACCCGCGGCTGCGGGCGGCGCCGCAG GATGGCCAGTCATCAGCAAATGGTCCATCTCGCGATAGCCCCAAGCAGCCGCCAGCAAGAGAAGGAAACGTGGCATACCCCAAGCTGCGGGCTGGCTATATCCCTATTCCTGTCATCCACGAGGGCATCGACGGCAGACAGCAGCACCCGTGCTTCTTTGCCCCACAGCCCGGCGTGCAGCGATACAAGACCGAAGCTGTGCCCACCACCGTGCAGGCGCAGCCACCTCTAAGGGGAGCCTATGGCGGCCCCGAGTCCCCTCCAAGGGGACCGACGGAGGCTTCTCAGACGGATAAACAATGTGGACAGACAAcggcagctgcagcagcccaaGCGCCGGCCACGCACGGACCCGAG CCTcaacctcctgcagctgctgattCTCCAACGGTTTCCCCTCAGTCCTCTGCCAGACCCAACACGGGAAGCCATCAGCTTCCTCGTGGTTATATTCCAATTCCCGTGATCCACGAAAATATCCAACGGCAACCAACGCAAGTCTACCATCAGGCACAGAAGACACACTACCCTGCCCAGCAGAGCGAGTTCCAAGCCCACCAACCGGTGTTTCACAAAATTCAACCAGATGAGAGGGAGCCTAAGCCAACGCGAGCGCAGTCTCCCTTCAGAGTGTCTCAGAGAGGCGCATCGAGCCGGGAAAGTTCACCGGCCAGAGTTACCACCCAGATCCAGCCCCCAGCTCCCATCAGAGTGCAGACAGTTGTAGACAGACCCCAG ACTTGCCTTGCTCACCAGGTTTCTCAGCAACAAGTCCCACCTCAAGAGCCACCAAGACCGCCCCCTCCTCCTGAAATCAAACCTGAAAACAAGGCAGTCCCACCACCTGAAATCGAGGCGCCGTCACCATATATCCCAATTCAGGTCACCCATCAAGAGCCGGAACCTAAACTACCACCCCAGAAGCCTCCACCCATGGCAGAGAAAGCTGACAAAAAGGTTCCCTGCCCAGCTAAGGTTGTTCCCCCACAGGAAAGGCCTCCTCCTGAAGAAGCGGCAACACCGAAGACAATGGAAACGGGAGAACCTCAAAAGCATCCTGGTGTTTTGAAAGTGGAGGCGATTCTGGAGAAAGTACAAATGCTTGAGCAGGCAGTCGACTCCTTTGAAGGCAAGAAAACTGACAAAAAATACTTGATGATTGAAGAGTATTTGACCAAAGAGTTGCTAGCCCTAGACTCAGTGGACCCTGAGGGTCGTGCGGATGTGCGCCAGGCCAGGAGAGATGGTGTAAGGAAGGTCCAGAACATTTTGGAAAGACTtgaacagaaagcagaagatgtCCCAGAACCAGTTCAAGTTGATGGACTTCAGCCAAATTTGCCAGAGCCAAAGCCACCACAGGAAATCATGGAGATTGAGCCTGTGGTAGTCAAGAGCAAGGGAGATACCAGTAATAAAGATGCTAAAGAGGAAACCAAAATGGAGAGACATCAGCCTGAAACTAAGGAAGAAGTGTTTACCAATCTCGCCACCACGACAAACACATCTAATAATCCAACTGAACCGTAG